From Daucus carota subsp. sativus chromosome 6, DH1 v3.0, whole genome shotgun sequence:
tttttcatcacaatataaagaaatattttattttgatttttaaatttattttgaaaaggtTTGTAATTATAaggatatatacacacacatgtatatggGGGGTCATGCTCCCCGAAAAACATGTTATAAGAGGAAACATGAAAACAATAGTAACTCATGTATGATCCAACATCATTCtcaagatattatatatttatactcaattattatacatataaacaaCTGATTTTTATACCACACCAAATTCTTCGATTCaccaaatttttaaatattgtatTCTTAGTTATTAGATATATAAACAATGAATTTCTGTACATATTAATTTGATGTAATACCAcataaaaatattctaaatcatAAACAATAAGCGTTgtactttttaatattattctgaatataaatattcaattttatacTATGATTCTACATACGAACAACTAACTTTTAcatgtttattattaatttataaatatataaaattcaattGTTCATAAACAGAACAATGATATTGTAATAcattcataatatattacatGGAGATGAAAGATGAATGTATATTAGATATGCActctacaatttatttttataattctaatataatttaTCACAACCTGGTGTAACTGTCCATATATGATAGTTTTTAAGGTTTAGATGAAAGAACATTTCTTCACTATGAAAAATAGGACAAAACTAATGGCAGAAATTGGTCGTTTATGTTCACATACGATCGGTTTTAAAGCTAAAACCGACCAAAAAGGCATGGTCGGTTTAGAGCCATTGGTTGTGTTTAAGGCCTGAAACCGACCAACGTCACTGACCACAAGCCTAGTAGATTTTACTATTAGACCCAATACACCATCTTTTTCTCTAACatgttcttaaaattttaattaaaaatattcaagcACATAACCAATTGCCTGATCGGAAGCTTTTTAATTGCCCACGTCATTATTAAAACCGACCAATCATAATTGGTCAGTTTAATTCGGTCAAAATCTTGCCAATTAAGCAAATGACGTTGTTATACCCAATTTTAGACAGTATGTGCGGTTGAATTTATCCTGTCAAATTTTTTGTGTCGGTCAATTTTAGACAGTTATTTTTGTCCTGCTATTTTTTTAGTGCTTCCAACAACTTTCATATGCAATTGTGGTGGAAATAGAACCAAAATGATGGGGTGCTTGCACCTCTACACAACATAGAGGCAAGGCAGTAAACACGGTTCATATGAGCCTTTATCTTTGAGACATCGAGCGAAAGTGTTAGAACACGGTGAAGAATCACGGTTCTTAGATATGATTAGGTTGAGGATCAAGAAATGGCTATTGTGGGCATATAAAATCAGCTGGCACGCAAGTATACAATAAAGTACATTTTGTGCTACAGGCCTTCCGATCTGATAGAAAAGGATCCCATGATCCTGAACCGATCTTACCTTGGATCGCAAATTCCAAGTTTGTCTATGAAAAGCTGATCTAATTGTATTAGTGTCTATAATTGATTTCCTAAAAATTTAGTATTATTTAGATAATGTAGTATTGATGAGAAtccttttaataatttatattttaaatttgtattacTTTTGTAAACATATTTTCCATAATTTAATTTGTTCCTATCTTGATTGCATACTTTTATTTAGctaaacttgtaattttatttgttttattagtaaatatctttttaatatttttttttactcttGTTGATTTTAACTTAATTGGTTGTAAAAGAAGTCACTTATCTAAATGGTATATCTTATTCGAATTTATTATGCAACTTATTTAGATGATATATCTCATTCGAATTTCAGGTACAACTTATTTAAATGGTACATCTCATTCGAATAGTTGCTAAAAAATTCACCCACTCACTTTTTATAACTAATCGgttcaatgttttttttttcgaaGAAAGGttcaatgttttttttattatcaattatctTCCATTTTCTGTTAAACTATTGGATTTCcatttaattgattataaatataaattatttaataaaatagttcaaTTAATTGTTCACTTTACGAGTTTAATTGCATATACAGTTTCATcccttatatttatttatataatgttCTTTTTGTTCATGAATGTCTTCtcatttaaatttgatttagttAATAAAAAccgtaaatattaaaatataaacatacatttaatttgttagatatataaataaaatttagtagTCACTTGTACACTCTTTAGTTATATACATTTCCCATTAAtagtaaatatttttcaatttaactaataaaaaatagaaatttttgtaaatggataatttccattttttttcaactaaatggagattaattagatttaagaaaaaatgaaatacatttggtaataaaaacaaaagtgAACTAATTAAGTACAAAAAGTGAGTGGCTAACTTTTATTTTGTACGAGAAATTTTAATGAGAATATCATTTATATAAGTTGCATGAGAAATTCCAATGAGATGTACCATTTAATACCATTGAATACGTTGCATCATAAATTCTAATGAGATATTCACCCAGAGGGACCCTTACATTATCTAAAGATACTGACAAGGAAAAGTAATGATGAAAATACACCAGaggaataaaaatttactatattGTATATGTGCCAGCTGGTTTATACCgctattttgaatataaataaagagTTGTGCCGATGACAATACATAATTTGAGTCTTTTCTTCATTCTCATCTAAATCATGTCTGAGAACTGTGATTCTCCACCCCATTCCAACACTTTCTTTCAATGTCCGCCAGATAAAGATAGAGCCTCGTCTGAACCACGTTTGCTGCCTCTATTTCCGGTAGAGGTGCCAGATGCCCATCATTCTGGTTCTACTAATTCCCCTCTTAGTCTGCCTCAATCACCCGAAGAAACAATTCCATCACAATTGTTGTCACCTCCAATTCCAAGGGAACCTTTTTGTGGAAGTGTGTGTCTGATTGGAAAGAGCCAACATATGGAAGATGCCATCTCTATTATTCCCCAGATATTAGGGTCACTAAGACCTTCTGCACCATATCATCTGCATTTTTACGGTGTTTTTGACGGACATGGGGGAAGTCTTGTAAGAACATTGTATTGATATCTCAGATTagttatttaaatattcaatacacacacacacacacttatcATGAAATAGGAATTTTACCTTCAAAAGAAAAGCTTTAAGAAATTAGAATTTTTTCCTGTACTTGTCTAATTAGCTTATACATTTTGGTACACAGGTTTCAGGTTTTTGTCAGGCTCAAATGCATCAAATGGTGCTAGAAGTACTTCTGACACGAACATCTGAAATACAGGGAATAGCACCTGCATCCGTAGACTGGTGGGACGTACTAATGACGAGGTGCTTTAGAAATATGGATGGGTTGGTACTTAGGACTTGCCCTTGTGGGGAACTTGGGGTTAACTGTGGAAACCATTCCACACAAACACAATCACAATTATATTCTGAGTTTGTAGGATCCACAGCTGCAGTGGTGCTTCTGTCAAATTGTCAGATTATAGTCGCTAATTGCGGAGACTCGGGTGTTGTTCTGGCTAACAATGGAAATACTATTCCACTCACCCATCCTCATAAGGTACTGTTAAGAACCCGTTGACTccatgttaatatatatatatacatatatcagtTTGGTTTCTCCTTTTGTTTTTGCTAAATTCTAcatgtattattcaaaataaattactaacataaaatattaggagttccaaattataaatatatacacatatatacataggggagggttctgttacaaacttacaaactttttttgttcaacacatatataacttgagttcaacattttttaagatattttgttgaacatcgattaaaattgtgttggagaaataaataaactaatttttcaatgtaagaactaaattaaacgtattatataactaatatttatctttctagaCCTACCCAAACCCTAGATGTATAAtttaagcatctttatagatatattcaacacaatgataattagtgttctacacccgatgttgaaccccagttacaaatgtgttgaatgcacgatttatttatgcgttatttttaaaaattgtgatgttttttcaagaattttcaacatgaatactttctataactaaggattaacacgatagaagaataaaaaaaattcaaaaaaaaagtttgtaagtttgtaacttaaaaaagtttttatttgatcctatccctatatacgTATATGCGTGATATGTTATGCCCTTGTGGTGTAGATCTACTGATGGGAGAGTCAGAATCGAGGATCATTTGCTAACCACTACTCGCGCAATTGGTATATATTCCATCACTCCCATTTTTATCTTTAGGTGTTAAAAATAATctcacataattatatattaaaattttcatatcaaattaaagtttagaatctaaactttaattTGTGATAAGAATGGAAATTGGTTGTTGAGTTTAAACATTAGTTTTTACTTgattaaaatgttaaatatgaGTAAAAATGGGACAGaatgaggaaagagggattgtCAAATATGTGGATCATGTAAGCTCTTGATTCTTTTGTATTTTGGGTCTcactaaaacaaataaaatttttaattggcTAAGAAGATCAGATACCAAACTTTGTCTATgttagtattttaaataattgcaAATATTAGAATAGTCGATATAAAACtttagtttattatatattataatttgaatatgTAATACTGGTAAAATGTTGTTTTAATTGACAAATATagatgataatatatattattgaaagGCTGAAAGCTTAATTATATTACCCATAAGACATGAGgaaatttttttgacaataatTTTTACAAATGTATGTTTTCAACATACATGatatttatattgtttatttACAAAACTCTACTTTTTCACCATGTAAATGACTCTAGAGTTGGATCATATTAGGAAATATAGAAAGTTATAAGTCCAAAGTAACCCTACTTTGACTCAATGGGTGAAAAAACATCTTATTGTCTTATGACAGGAAATAGGTATCTAAAAAAGTATCTCATTCCGGACCCGGATGTTACCTTGAGAACGAGGGATTCTAAAGATGAGTTCTTAATCATTGCTAGTGCTGGGTTCTGGGATGTGGTTTCAACCGACGCAGCTTGTCATGTGGCCCGGGGTTGTTTCCGCCACTCCCATCCACCTTACTATGCTAATGCCGACGATGCAAACGGTGAGCCTCATCATTTTGACACTCTAGTACCATCTATGTCCTTGATGTATCCATCACCAAGTGCAACAGCAGCCGCAATACTTTCCCGTATGGCTGGTATACGAGGAAGTGAAGATAATATAAGCGTTATTGTTGTTGATCTCATGAACAATAGGTCTTAATATTCTTTATGGTTGTGGAGTAAAGGTGATACATACTGACTGAGGAACTTAATTGAGCTATATTGCCGTGTGTTATTACATTTAAAATGATCTTTTtccaaatataataatttgcaTTATATTTTGTGAATTGAAATTTCAATGTAAGCTAATGTTCTTTTTACATATTGAATGATTCTCGGTACTAATATACAGCTTAGCCTTTTTGATACATGTTTAGAATTTATTGGGATGTTTAGAAGTTTTTAGTGATCATTTCATCTAAAAATCTTCTATTGTTAGTTCTTCGTATATTGAATCATATTATATTGTGTTGAAGACGGAATCAATTAGTACTTCATGTCCGGCCCTAACTTCCTGTATATAATTTGCATTTATCTTGTGGAGatttagtattatttttaatatctaatatataTGTTACGTCAACGATTTTCGTATTAGATTATGGATTTAATAAGATTATATTGGGTTATCAATTTTTTCCCTCTTGGATCGGTCAAGATGAATTCTCTCATCGTATAgagtttgttttaatttttttctttgatCTACTTTTTCTCGATGATTTTTGTTGCCcttctcatatttattatttttctccttCGAGGGATTGTCCATCTTGTCTAATGCTAGCTCTAGGCACGTCGGCACTTTGTGAGATTGTTTTTTACTTCTAGTGCGTTATGATGGGAGTGGCCATAGgtacattatattatttcttttttgttaTGCACTAAAAAAAGTAGTCGTAGGCACATCTATATTCCTTTatttctctctttctttctcgTGAGCTGTGATGGGAGTAGCCCTAGGTACATCTATATTCTTTATTGTTCTTTTGACTAGTTCAGTTTAtgggattttgtttttatacccttttttctcttttttcacATTTCTTGGTTTAAAATTATCAATTGGTTTCTTGGTTATTATTAGGATATCGATTTGCATTCtagttatgttttgattttatattacatTGAATACGGTTTGATGATTTTTGAATTGgatataattaatttgttgaTATGAATTCTACTATTCTCGTTTAGTTTTGATTGAaatctgaatttggttttgatttcttggttgggtatatattatatgattttgaGTTGGTATTAGATTTTGGCTCAGTTTGTGGAATTGGAGATATTGTTTGGCTTGGTTTTCATATTAGATTTTGACATTGTTTATAGTTGGATTTCGATTCCgatttagttttgttttttgttaATTTGGATTTTTCTTGGGTGTTCTTAGATTGAAGATTAATTTAGATATTGATATTTTGTTGATAGACTATTGCATGATATGGATTCTTCTTATTGTCTTCATATTGTGGAtcttttgtgaattttattgcTCAGCTTTCTGTTTTAAAAGCTCTCGATTCAGCATCATAATTTTTGGTGGATATTACCAGATATAATATTATTGGATAGTTGCATTATTTTATAAGTTTCTTTGTAATATTAGTCTCGTCTTTCATTGTTTTGATGTTGGTTATATAAGCCTCTCTCTTagattataataaaaacattcTATTTTTATAGAGTTTCTCCATACTTTATCAATTTTAAAGACCTAGTTGACTACCAACACTCTTTTCAGATGAAAACTATTCTTGCATTCAAACTAATTACGCATGCCTTACACATTCCAACTCTTGACACTTTGGACCATGTCAGAGCTCATCAAGTGTCTTTTCATCCCCCCATGCCCATGCGGCCATGCCTTATTGCAAGACTAAGGGGATAAGAAACAGCCTACCATCTTCTTCTCAATCACCGACAAACTCGGcatctacaacaacaacaaagtCAAATCTAACTCCGCTGTCGAAAGAGCTTATCAAGACTGTGAATTCTCTCAATTGTTGAATGGTTTGGTAGTTCCTATGGGTAACAAATATTTTGGCTATATTAAGAAACTAAACAGAACCATCCATTATGTCAAATCCTTCACAATCATCAAAAAGATATATGGAATTGACTGCAGTTCAAATGAGATGGTCATCAATGTGGAAGCTGGTGATGCTGATAAATGCATACATGTCTGAATTAGTGAATTCCTTAAAAAGGAGAAAATCTTGTTAAACAGACATCATATACAGCAAAATCATAATAGTGTCTAGAAACTATGATGAAGTCTCTTGTTGCATTACCTCCAGCATTCCTGTGAGCCCCCTGGGCATCCTGCAATTAATTGAACCCTGAACTCCCGAAATGCTCTAACATGCATCATCCTGTGAGTACAATGTATCAACTCTAGTGGCCTGAATCCAAAGACACCATGCACCTGCGTGTGAGGGACTCTAAAGACGTGTTCTTAATCATTGCTAGTGCTGGGTTCTGGGATGCTGTTTCAACCGACACAGCTTGTCATGTGGCTCGGGGTTGTTTCCGCCACTCCCATCCACCTTACTACGCTAATGCCAACGATCCAAATGGCGAGCCTCATCATTTCGACACTTTAGTACCATCTCTGTCCTTGATGTATCCATCACCAATTGCAACAGCAGCCGCAATACTTTTCCTTTTGGCTGGTATACGAGGAAgtgaagataatatatataagcgTTATTGTTGTTGATCTCATGAACAATCGGTCTTGATATTCTTTATGGTTGTGGAGTAAATGTAGAATCTAAAGGTCACCacacaattataatattacacCCTCTCTTACATAGTCTCTATAATtggtttatttaatttttaattttcggtGAGCTTTTTTAGAAATATGACTTTATTGTATTTTTCTTTACACTACtagaaaagcgggcatttccgaccaaaatttccgaccgaccaaagtggtcggaaaaaaagcgggcatttccgaccgacttACCGACCAAACGCGATCGGTCGTAAAAAATGGCGTCATTTACGACCGCCATTACCGACCGCAccaaatcggtcggttataatggGCGTGGGTCCCGCTCACCAACGTTCTTCAGCTGACATGGACGCCACGtcgataaaaccgaccgatacatttccgaccgcctgtggtcatttccgaccaccttgactggtttaaaataattggtCAGCTTTTAACTTGTTGTCGACTTGTGATTGGCTGAGTGGGGACGAGGTGGAGCCCAGcttatttccgaccgattttggcggtcggaaatggCCTGCTTCGTTTCCGACCGAATTAAAACccgggcggtcggttttgacttcttagaaaaacaataaattttattcgattaagtaaactatttaaaaaaaagtaaaaacattGTACATCCAGAAAAACGACCAGATTCAAtatatttccgaccaaactcataattttaacacagaaaaccgaccacatgcaacacatttccgaccaaactcataattttaacacagaaaaccgaccaaatttaactcatttccgaccagattctcaagtgcagaaaaccgaccatttCGTTCTGTCATTTCCGACCGATATACGACtctggcggtcggttttgacttgtgagaaaaacaaaaaaaattattcagctAAGTAAacttaaacattaaaaattaaaaaaattgaaactagcTTTTAgttagttaataaattaataaaaaattattcatcacttaatatttgatttttaaattttttttttatttccataacaaaatataaatactgactaactaatttcaaattaataattcaaacaGCAGAAAAATGTAAAATCTTTGTGATATGCTCTAATTTAAGGTACTAATCATGatagcaaaagaagaaaaatataaaaaaaattataaagacacTATTGTGTTACGAATCATGCATTGCAGTGAATGTCGGAGTTCAGGGTTTGGATTTTATCAGAAGTTATCCTAGGGTGTATACTTTCGACatatcaatttgttttttaggcgatccaaccgtacggatcgtaaattaagtagtCATAGTAGTTGTATgccaaaaatcaaatcaataggaTTTTATCCGCTGAGatattataatgaaaatattatgttatacttaaatatagacgtagagttatttttttacaaaaaaataaatttgttttttagacgatccaaccgtacggatcgtaaattaagtacttATCGTAGTTATATACCGAAAATCAAGGCAATAGAATATAATCTGTTGAGATATTATAGCGAAAATGttatgttattcttaaatatggatgtagggttattttttttacaaaaaaataaatttattttttaggcgatccaactgtacggatcgtaaattaagtactcatcgtagttatatac
This genomic window contains:
- the LOC108226076 gene encoding probable protein phosphatase 2C 75, which encodes MSENCDSPPHSNTFFQCPPDKDRASSEPRLLPLFPVEVPDAHHSGSTNSPLSLPQSPEETIPSQLLSPPIPREPFCGSVCLIGKSQHMEDAISIIPQILGSLRPSAPYHLHFYGVFDGHGGSLVSGFCQAQMHQMVLEVLLTRTSEIQGIAPASVDWWDVLMTRCFRNMDGLVLRTCPCGELGVNCGNHSTQTQSQLYSEFVGSTAAVVLLSNCQIIVANCGDSGVVLANNGNTIPLTHPHKVLSTDGRVRIEDHLLTTTRAIGNRYLKKYLIPDPDVTLRTRDSKDEFLIIASAGFWDVVSTDAACHVARGCFRHSHPPYYANADDANGEPHHFDTLVPSMSLMYPSPSATAAAILSRMAGIRGSEDNISVIVVDLMNNRS